A single genomic interval of Ramlibacter pinisoli harbors:
- a CDS encoding DUF4344 domain-containing metallopeptidase: MQIETGPTRLPGTRALRALLRPGGWFALALLLACGLGGSMAASTLQDQAFQLAYETTDDPKFRGIQDELKADRTLESVREFLRVVRLPRPVRLAFSDCGNDSNAFYDADAPAISVCYGLVEDMRRLATGPARPAGVTPEGAVRNNIAYIFLHEAAHALFDQLRTPILGREEDAADTLATVVLLQMDDRAAHDMVMGIAWLYTQESSEVADPKGYLADVHLLPEQRKFNLVCLAYGARPALFADAVAKGWLTADRAESCEEEYRLASYSIAALVGPYLDVRRPASEASARMSARPALR; this comes from the coding sequence ATGCAGATCGAGACCGGTCCGACCCGCCTGCCCGGCACCCGGGCGCTGCGGGCCCTGCTCCGGCCGGGCGGATGGTTCGCGCTGGCCCTGCTCCTGGCCTGCGGCCTGGGCGGCAGCATGGCGGCGTCCACGCTCCAGGACCAGGCCTTCCAGTTGGCCTACGAGACAACGGACGATCCCAAGTTCCGCGGCATCCAGGACGAACTGAAGGCGGACCGGACGCTGGAATCCGTCCGGGAGTTCCTGCGCGTCGTTCGCCTGCCGCGGCCGGTGCGCCTGGCGTTCAGCGATTGCGGTAACGACTCCAACGCGTTCTACGACGCCGACGCGCCCGCCATCAGCGTCTGCTACGGGCTGGTGGAGGACATGCGCCGGCTGGCCACAGGCCCCGCCCGTCCGGCGGGGGTCACGCCCGAGGGCGCGGTACGGAACAACATCGCGTACATCTTCCTGCACGAGGCGGCGCACGCCCTCTTCGACCAGCTGCGCACGCCCATCCTGGGGCGCGAGGAGGACGCCGCCGACACCCTGGCGACGGTGGTCCTGCTGCAGATGGACGACCGGGCGGCCCACGACATGGTGATGGGCATCGCCTGGCTCTACACGCAGGAGAGCAGCGAGGTGGCCGACCCCAAGGGCTACCTCGCCGACGTCCACCTGCTGCCGGAACAGCGCAAGTTCAACCTGGTCTGCCTCGCGTATGGCGCCCGGCCGGCGCTGTTCGCCGACGCGGTGGCCAAGGGCTGGCTCACCGCCGATCGCGCCGAAAGCTGCGAGGAGGAGTACCGGCTGGCCAGCTACTCGATCGCGGCCCTGGTCGGCCCCTACCTCGACGTGCGCCGGCCCGCCTCCGAGGCCTCGGCGCGCATGTCGGCGCGGCCGGCGCTGCGTT
- a CDS encoding phospholipase D family protein translates to MPASFLGVFVLLAALLGGGCASLPVDFERVESHALADTKDTSLGREVAGTPAIQAGQSTFRPLPRGVDALLARIVLAGAAERSLDVMYYKWKDDLTGRHLAHAVLQAADRGVRVRVLLDDLGSDVDDNQLVVLGSHPRIQVRLFNPLATRGATRSLEMLADFDRINRRMHNKAFIADNQRAVIGGRNVADEYFEASSDANFGDLDVGLAGPVVPQISAAFDAFWNSPMAYPIAALSSHRPVAGDLDGLREMLAGFIASESQSPYVQRSRARWNDFQLGGPQPTYAGLAQFVYDDPEKVSRDRSSAEGRLLPQFATLGLPLDRELTIISPYFIPGQAGVDWLTALVRRGVRVTVLTNSLVASDVPAVHAGYARYREALLEGGVRLYEFRPEAFNAAREQERRKLGGSTASLHTKAIFFDRQAAFIGSLNLDPRSVQLNTEMGAVCHSAEMTKLLLERLEANLDLIAWRVERQGDEQGRRHLVWHETGATGARTYTQEPEASGWLRFKVWLLGILPVESQL, encoded by the coding sequence TTGCCGGCATCGTTCCTCGGAGTCTTCGTGCTGCTGGCCGCCCTGCTGGGTGGCGGCTGTGCGTCGCTGCCGGTGGATTTCGAACGTGTCGAGTCGCACGCCCTGGCGGACACGAAGGACACCAGCCTGGGCCGCGAGGTGGCCGGCACGCCGGCCATCCAGGCCGGCCAGAGCACCTTCCGCCCGCTGCCGCGGGGCGTCGACGCGCTGCTGGCGCGCATCGTGCTCGCCGGGGCCGCCGAGCGGTCGCTCGACGTCATGTACTACAAGTGGAAGGACGACCTGACTGGCCGGCACCTGGCCCACGCCGTGCTGCAGGCCGCCGACCGGGGCGTGCGCGTGCGCGTGCTGCTCGACGATCTCGGCTCCGACGTCGACGACAACCAGCTGGTCGTGCTCGGAAGCCACCCACGCATCCAGGTGCGGCTGTTCAATCCGCTCGCCACCCGCGGTGCCACCCGCTCGCTCGAGATGCTCGCCGACTTCGACCGCATCAACCGGCGCATGCACAACAAGGCGTTCATCGCCGACAACCAGCGCGCGGTCATCGGGGGACGCAACGTCGCCGACGAGTATTTCGAGGCCAGCTCCGACGCGAATTTCGGCGACCTGGACGTCGGCCTGGCCGGCCCCGTGGTCCCGCAGATCTCGGCGGCCTTCGATGCATTCTGGAATTCGCCCATGGCCTACCCGATCGCCGCGTTGAGCAGCCACCGGCCGGTGGCGGGCGACCTGGACGGACTGCGCGAGATGCTGGCCGGATTCATCGCCTCGGAGAGCCAGTCGCCCTACGTGCAGCGGTCCCGCGCGCGCTGGAACGACTTCCAGCTGGGCGGTCCGCAGCCGACCTATGCCGGCCTCGCGCAATTCGTCTATGACGATCCGGAGAAAGTGTCGCGCGACCGCAGTTCGGCCGAGGGCCGGCTGCTGCCGCAGTTCGCGACGCTGGGCCTGCCGCTCGATCGAGAACTGACCATCATCTCGCCGTACTTCATTCCCGGCCAGGCCGGCGTCGACTGGCTCACGGCCCTGGTGCGGCGCGGGGTGCGGGTGACCGTGCTCACCAATTCGCTGGTCGCCAGCGACGTGCCGGCCGTCCACGCCGGCTATGCGCGCTACCGCGAGGCCCTGCTCGAGGGTGGCGTGCGCCTGTACGAATTCCGGCCGGAAGCCTTCAATGCCGCGCGCGAGCAGGAACGGCGCAAGCTTGGCGGCTCCACCGCCTCGCTGCACACCAAGGCCATCTTCTTCGACCGCCAGGCCGCCTTCATCGGCTCCCTCAACCTGGACCCACGGTCCGTCCAGCTCAATACCGAGATGGGCGCCGTATGCCACAGCGCGGAAATGACGAAGCTGCTGCTCGAACGGCTGGAAGCCAACCTGGACCTGATCGCCTGGCGCGTCGAGCGCCAGGGTGACGAACAGGGGCGCCGCCACCTGGTGTGGCACGAGACCGGTGCCACGGGCGCGCGCACGTACACGCAGGAGCCGGAGGCCTCCGGCTGGCTGAGGTTCAAGGTCTGGCTGCTCGGGATCCTGCCGGTCGAATCGCAGCTGTGA
- a CDS encoding DUF1254 domain-containing protein gives MELTARDANDIAAEGYVYLYPLVTMDVTRKVLTNVEPGRKPGFGPAGTFHHFRAFPSVDYREVVRPNFDTLYSTAWFDVAQEPVVVSVPDTGGRYYVLPIYDMWSDVFASLGKRTTGTGPGDYAVVGRHWSGTLPDGMPRIEAPTPTCWIIVRTQTNGPKDYPAVHDVQAGFRLTPLSRWGRSPLPVVARTDPSVDLRTPPTVQVNRMSGAQFYAYAAEVLKTQPPHLTDWSILARLRRLGLEPGRGFVAADTPPLVQAAVDAAPSTGLQQMQVAVANMARVSNGWQMNVDTMGVYGNNYLKRAAVALVGLGANQCEDTVHPMNHTADDGQALDGSSRYVCHFRKEDLPPTNAFWSLTLYDAQGYQAPNPLGRYAIGDRDALQYNPDGSLDILIQRDSPGPTRESNWLPAPPGKLGITMRLYSPRPEVLHGRWTPPPVRRVR, from the coding sequence ATGGAACTCACTGCAAGGGATGCCAACGACATCGCCGCCGAAGGCTACGTCTACCTCTATCCCCTGGTCACGATGGACGTGACCCGCAAGGTCCTGACGAACGTCGAGCCGGGACGCAAGCCCGGCTTCGGCCCGGCCGGCACGTTCCACCACTTCCGGGCCTTCCCGAGCGTGGACTACCGCGAGGTGGTGCGGCCGAACTTCGACACGCTGTACTCGACGGCGTGGTTCGACGTCGCGCAGGAGCCGGTGGTCGTCTCGGTGCCCGACACCGGCGGACGCTACTACGTGCTGCCCATCTACGACATGTGGAGCGATGTCTTCGCCTCGCTCGGCAAGCGAACGACCGGCACCGGGCCCGGCGACTACGCGGTCGTTGGCCGGCACTGGAGCGGCACCCTGCCCGACGGGATGCCACGCATCGAGGCGCCGACCCCGACCTGCTGGATCATCGTGCGCACCCAGACCAACGGCCCCAAGGACTACCCGGCGGTGCACGACGTGCAGGCCGGGTTCCGTCTCACGCCGCTGTCGCGCTGGGGCCGCAGCCCGCTGCCCGTGGTGGCCCGCACCGACCCCTCGGTGGACCTGCGGACGCCGCCCACGGTGCAGGTCAACCGGATGTCCGGCGCCCAGTTCTATGCCTACGCCGCCGAGGTGCTGAAGACGCAGCCGCCCCACCTCACCGACTGGTCGATCCTGGCCCGCCTGCGCCGCCTGGGCCTCGAACCCGGGCGCGGCTTCGTGGCCGCCGACACCCCGCCGCTGGTGCAAGCCGCCGTCGACGCCGCGCCCTCCACCGGCCTGCAACAGATGCAGGTGGCCGTCGCGAACATGGCCCGCGTGAGCAACGGCTGGCAGATGAACGTGGACACGATGGGCGTGTACGGCAACAACTACCTCAAGCGCGCCGCCGTGGCCCTGGTCGGCCTGGGAGCCAACCAGTGCGAGGACACCGTGCACCCGATGAACCACACCGCCGACGATGGCCAGGCGCTGGACGGGTCGAGCCGCTATGTCTGCCACTTTCGCAAGGAGGACCTGCCGCCCACCAATGCGTTCTGGTCGCTCACGCTGTACGACGCGCAGGGCTACCAGGCGCCCAACCCGCTCGGCCGCTATGCGATCGGCGACCGCGACGCGCTCCAGTACAACCCCGACGGCTCGCTCGACATCCTGATCCAGCGCGACAGTCCCGGTCCGACCCGGGAATCGAACTGGCTGCCGGCCCCGCCCGGCAAGCTCGGCATCACCATGCGGCTGTATTCGCCGCGGCCCGAGGTGCTGCACGGCCGCTGGACGCCACCGCCGGTTCGCCGCGTGCGCTGA
- a CDS encoding YSC84-related protein, with amino-acid sequence MNKREFLTIAAAATVPVLSACSTTGTGASSDPASKRAAIDAGVDNALTKLYGQANSSREMVSKAKGVLVFPSVVSAGFLVGGSYGQGALRIGGKTNGYYSTTAGSVGLLAGADSKAMYLLFMTQEALDKFVKSNGWTAGLDAGVTLVDVNADARVTTATAQQPVVGYVVGNGGLMANLSIDGTKISRLEI; translated from the coding sequence ATGAACAAACGCGAGTTCCTCACCATCGCCGCGGCGGCTACCGTCCCGGTGCTCTCCGCCTGCAGCACCACCGGCACGGGTGCTTCCAGCGATCCGGCCTCGAAGCGAGCCGCGATCGACGCCGGCGTCGACAATGCCCTGACCAAGCTCTATGGCCAGGCGAACTCGTCCCGCGAGATGGTCTCCAAGGCCAAGGGCGTGCTGGTGTTTCCGTCCGTGGTGTCGGCCGGCTTCCTGGTCGGCGGCTCCTATGGGCAGGGCGCCCTGCGCATCGGTGGAAAGACCAACGGCTACTACAGCACGACCGCGGGTTCGGTCGGGCTGCTGGCCGGCGCCGACTCCAAGGCCATGTACCTCCTGTTCATGACGCAAGAGGCACTGGACAAGTTCGTCAAGAGCAATGGCTGGACGGCGGGCTTGGATGCCGGCGTCACGCTGGTCGACGTCAATGCCGACGCGCGCGTGACCACCGCCACGGCGCAGCAGCCCGTCGTCGGCTATGTCGTGGGCAACGGCGGCCTCATGGCCAACCTGAGCATCGACGGGACCAAGATCTCGCGCCTCGAGATCTGA
- a CDS encoding DUF2950 domain-containing protein: protein MLKTLLAAALLALCAGAQAAADQRTFPTPAAAVEALKSALKADDDQALVTIVGEAHKNLVVSGDRASDKARHARAASLLDEYTTLDDRDPNRVFLLVGAQAWPLPVPIVREGSAWRFASEVGAEEMLNRRIGAGERNALTVLRAYVGAQRDYAAVDRNGDGVLQYAQRLASSPGKFDGLYWPNEPGSGVGQSPLGPLIAQSSLGAANRKAGDPYEGYRFRILTRQGPAAPGGAYNYIINGRMLAGFAMVAYPDVPGETGVLTYIVNQNGTVYGKDLGRNTRAIAEKMTTFDPQPGWEPTEF from the coding sequence ATGCTGAAAACCCTCCTCGCCGCGGCGCTGCTTGCGCTGTGCGCCGGCGCGCAGGCCGCCGCCGACCAACGCACGTTCCCGACGCCCGCCGCTGCGGTGGAGGCGCTGAAGTCCGCCCTGAAGGCCGACGACGATCAGGCCCTGGTGACCATCGTCGGGGAGGCGCACAAGAACCTGGTCGTTTCCGGCGACCGGGCGAGCGACAAGGCCCGCCATGCCCGGGCCGCATCCCTGCTCGATGAATACACCACCCTCGACGACCGCGATCCGAACCGGGTGTTCCTGCTGGTCGGCGCGCAGGCATGGCCGCTGCCCGTGCCCATCGTGCGCGAGGGCTCGGCGTGGCGCTTCGCCAGCGAGGTCGGTGCCGAGGAAATGCTCAACCGCCGCATCGGCGCCGGCGAACGCAATGCCCTGACGGTGCTGCGCGCGTACGTCGGAGCGCAGCGCGACTATGCGGCGGTCGACCGCAACGGCGACGGCGTGCTGCAGTACGCACAGCGGCTGGCCAGTTCGCCGGGCAAGTTCGACGGCCTCTACTGGCCCAATGAACCAGGCAGTGGCGTCGGCCAGAGCCCGCTGGGTCCGCTGATCGCGCAGTCCTCGCTCGGGGCGGCGAACCGCAAGGCCGGCGATCCCTACGAGGGCTACCGTTTCCGCATCCTCACCCGGCAAGGGCCGGCCGCGCCGGGTGGTGCCTACAACTACATCATCAACGGCCGCATGCTGGCCGGGTTCGCGATGGTGGCCTACCCCGACGTCCCGGGCGAGACGGGGGTCCTGACCTACATCGTCAACCAGAACGGGACGGTCTACGGCAAGGACCTGGGCCGCAACACGCGCGCCATCGCCGAGAAGATGACCACCTTCGACCCCCAGCCGGGGTGGGAACCGACGGAGTTCTGA
- a CDS encoding DUF3300 domain-containing protein codes for MTSSILTRVHRNLASAHARAAAALLLGGAISAACAQPAPAPATGAPAAAPTSTAASPNGTAGAPAAAGATDIETLVGRIALYPDDLVALILPASTFPLEIVQADRFLAKRKADPKTPIDDGWDDSVKSLVNYPDVIKMMSNDLDWTAAMGEAVVADQGEVLSAVQAFRRRAQSSGNLKSDDKQTVVVEKEIITIAPSNPQVVYVPQYDPTVVVHTGAPAYAYYPTPYPSYYYPYAPGAALATGLIWGAAMGAIWNGNHYGANYGGNNININRETNIGGGDRERNREGGDRTRNTGGDRSRNTANASSSKWQSSKQPGQVGRSVGSNSTARVGDTARGGGAGRSSTAAAGAGPGARAGGGAAGGGAGGARAQAGGTAFDGYGSGGQARGDSARGASSRSASSSAGASRASAGGGASRASAGGGGGGRSMSSGGGMSRGGGGGGGRGGGGGRGGGGRR; via the coding sequence ATGACCTCTTCCATCCTGACCCGCGTGCATCGGAATCTCGCGTCGGCCCACGCCCGCGCGGCCGCCGCGCTCCTCCTCGGGGGTGCCATCTCGGCCGCCTGTGCCCAGCCGGCACCCGCTCCCGCCACGGGGGCACCGGCGGCAGCCCCGACGTCAACCGCTGCGTCCCCGAACGGCACGGCGGGCGCCCCGGCCGCGGCCGGCGCGACCGACATCGAGACCCTGGTCGGCCGCATCGCCCTGTACCCGGACGACCTGGTGGCCCTGATCCTGCCGGCCTCGACCTTCCCGCTCGAGATCGTGCAGGCCGACCGGTTCCTGGCCAAGCGCAAGGCCGATCCCAAGACACCGATCGACGACGGTTGGGACGACTCCGTGAAGTCGCTCGTCAACTATCCCGACGTCATCAAGATGATGAGCAACGACCTGGACTGGACGGCGGCGATGGGCGAGGCCGTGGTCGCCGACCAGGGCGAGGTGCTCTCGGCCGTGCAGGCCTTCCGCCGGCGCGCGCAATCCAGCGGCAACCTCAAGAGCGACGACAAGCAGACCGTGGTGGTCGAGAAGGAGATCATCACGATCGCCCCCTCCAACCCGCAGGTCGTCTACGTGCCCCAGTACGACCCCACCGTGGTCGTCCATACCGGCGCTCCGGCCTACGCCTACTACCCGACGCCCTACCCCAGCTACTACTACCCCTACGCCCCTGGTGCAGCCCTGGCGACCGGGCTGATCTGGGGTGCGGCCATGGGCGCGATCTGGAATGGCAACCACTACGGCGCGAACTACGGCGGCAACAACATCAACATCAACCGCGAAACCAACATCGGCGGGGGCGACCGCGAACGCAACCGCGAAGGCGGCGACCGGACGCGCAACACGGGTGGCGACCGCAGCAGGAACACGGCCAACGCCTCGTCGTCGAAATGGCAGTCCAGCAAGCAGCCGGGCCAGGTCGGCCGGTCGGTCGGCAGCAACTCCACGGCACGGGTCGGTGACACGGCGCGCGGCGGTGGTGCGGGCCGCAGTTCGACCGCGGCCGCAGGCGCCGGTCCTGGCGCCCGCGCGGGCGGAGGAGCCGCCGGTGGGGGTGCCGGCGGAGCCCGCGCGCAGGCTGGCGGCACCGCCTTCGACGGCTACGGCTCCGGCGGCCAGGCCCGTGGCGACAGCGCCCGCGGCGCGTCGAGCCGCAGCGCGTCGTCGTCGGCCGGCGCATCGCGTGCCTCCGCAGGCGGCGGTGCATCGCGGGCTTCCGCAGGCGGCGGTGGCGGCGGCCGCTCCATGAGCAGCGGCGGCGGCATGTCCCGCGGTGGTGGCGGGGGCGGCGGTCGCGGCGGCGGCGGTGGGCGCGGTGGTGGTGGCCGTCGCTGA
- a CDS encoding patatin-like phospholipase family protein: MRPDRLLRGATRALAFALALGCAEHTAVAADGAPAGGPKRPRIGLVLGGGGAKGAAHIGVIKALEQLRIPVDCIAGTSMGSIVGAAYATGMSARELEGAITEIDWRDVLRSAPREEVPFRRKELDAVFTNGLELGIKDGNVVFPGGLVPTHRIESVFRRIVAAAGSSADFNRLPIPFRSVATDLETGEMVLFDHGDLAVAMRASMAVPGAFAPVEHEGRLLVDGMLVRNLPIDVARKTCADVIIAVPVANPRIAPDKLRSLLAVAGQAMNLAVEANEREQLATLGPNDVVVRVILKDIGSTDFAQSKDAIPIGEAAAQAVSASLARYSLSPAEYAQWRASLVQLATAARPTIDEVRMVGFERSNPEAMRKLLDSQVGETFDPDKAAADASRLVAQRDYTSVTSELVQEGGRNVLVYNAVEKPWGPNYLTFDLNLSTDMKGNTAWGARVNYEKRWLNDRGGELRAGLQVGRPNLAQVEFYQPLAAGSPFFVAPSAYWKQNLEDVYSNGFAIAQVDVKSYGLKLDAGAAIGSSGEFRLGLLRGQSTVITKIGAPVLPDRQEADLGAVTARLAFDTLDQRLFPSSGNFGTFNALMSRTGLGASQDYKLVSGSLGHTFDLGKSVVTAVVRAGSDLNSQAPYYDQFRLGGMFNFSGFPNGSLVGREYAWGGLMFRRRLTYLAESVGSAIYGGLTAELGQVYERFDGTRVSGAMPSGSLFLGIDSKVGPVYIAYGRAQGGHSAFYVYLGSSFEAFRP, from the coding sequence TTGCGGCCGGACCGGCTTCTGCGGGGCGCCACGAGAGCCCTTGCATTCGCGCTGGCCCTGGGCTGCGCCGAGCACACGGCTGTCGCGGCCGACGGCGCGCCCGCCGGCGGCCCCAAGCGCCCCCGCATCGGGCTGGTCCTGGGCGGCGGCGGCGCCAAGGGCGCCGCCCACATCGGCGTGATCAAGGCGCTGGAGCAGTTGCGCATCCCGGTCGACTGCATTGCCGGCACCTCGATGGGGTCCATCGTGGGAGCGGCCTACGCGACGGGCATGTCGGCGCGGGAACTCGAGGGCGCCATCACCGAGATCGACTGGAGGGACGTCCTGCGCAGCGCCCCGCGCGAGGAAGTGCCATTTCGCCGCAAGGAGCTGGACGCCGTCTTCACCAACGGACTGGAACTGGGGATCAAGGACGGCAACGTGGTGTTTCCCGGCGGCCTCGTCCCCACCCACCGCATCGAATCGGTGTTCCGGCGCATCGTCGCCGCCGCGGGTTCCAGCGCCGATTTCAACCGCCTGCCGATTCCTTTCCGCTCGGTCGCGACAGATCTCGAGACGGGCGAGATGGTGTTGTTCGACCACGGCGACCTGGCGGTGGCCATGCGCGCCAGCATGGCCGTGCCCGGCGCCTTCGCACCGGTGGAACACGAAGGCCGGCTGCTGGTCGATGGCATGCTGGTGCGCAACCTGCCGATCGACGTGGCGCGCAAGACCTGCGCCGACGTCATCATCGCCGTCCCGGTCGCCAACCCGCGCATTGCGCCCGACAAGCTGCGCAGCCTGCTGGCCGTCGCGGGGCAGGCCATGAACCTGGCCGTGGAAGCCAACGAACGGGAGCAGCTCGCCACGCTGGGCCCCAACGACGTCGTCGTCCGGGTGATCCTGAAGGACATCGGGTCGACCGATTTCGCACAGTCGAAAGACGCCATCCCCATCGGCGAGGCCGCCGCGCAGGCCGTCTCCGCGTCCCTGGCCCGGTACAGCCTGTCGCCCGCCGAGTACGCGCAGTGGCGCGCCAGCCTGGTCCAGCTCGCCACCGCGGCCCGCCCGACGATCGACGAGGTGCGGATGGTCGGGTTCGAGCGCAGCAACCCGGAGGCCATGCGCAAGCTGCTCGATTCGCAAGTCGGCGAGACCTTCGATCCCGACAAGGCCGCGGCGGATGCGAGCCGGCTCGTGGCCCAGCGCGACTACACGTCGGTGACGTCCGAGCTGGTGCAGGAAGGCGGCCGCAACGTGCTCGTCTACAACGCCGTCGAGAAGCCCTGGGGCCCGAACTACCTGACGTTCGACCTGAACCTGAGCACCGACATGAAGGGCAACACCGCCTGGGGCGCGCGGGTGAACTACGAGAAGCGCTGGCTGAACGACCGCGGCGGCGAACTGCGGGCGGGCCTCCAGGTCGGCCGCCCCAACCTGGCACAGGTCGAGTTCTACCAGCCCCTGGCCGCTGGGTCGCCGTTCTTCGTCGCTCCGTCCGCGTACTGGAAGCAGAACCTCGAGGATGTGTACTCGAACGGCTTCGCCATCGCGCAGGTCGACGTCAAGAGCTACGGGCTCAAGCTCGACGCCGGCGCCGCAATCGGCAGCTCGGGCGAGTTCCGGCTCGGCCTGCTGCGCGGCCAGAGCACTGTCATCACCAAGATCGGCGCGCCCGTCCTGCCCGACAGGCAGGAGGCCGACCTGGGGGCGGTGACGGCTCGCCTGGCCTTCGACACCCTGGACCAGCGGCTCTTCCCCAGCAGCGGCAACTTCGGCACGTTCAATGCGCTGATGTCCCGCACGGGGCTGGGTGCCAGCCAGGACTACAAGCTGGTCTCGGGCAGCCTCGGCCATACCTTCGACCTCGGCAAGAGTGTCGTCACCGCCGTCGTCCGCGCGGGGTCGGACCTCAACAGCCAGGCCCCCTACTACGACCAGTTCCGCCTGGGCGGCATGTTCAACTTCTCCGGCTTTCCCAATGGCTCGCTGGTGGGGCGCGAGTATGCATGGGGTGGCCTGATGTTCAGGCGCCGGCTGACATACCTGGCGGAAAGCGTCGGCTCGGCGATCTATGGCGGCCTGACCGCCGAGCTGGGCCAGGTGTACGAGCGGTTCGACGGCACCCGCGTGAGCGGAGCGATGCCCAGCGGCTCGCTGTTCCTGGGGATCGACTCCAAGGTGGGCCCGGTGTACATCGCCTACGGCCGGGCGCAAGGCGGCCACTCGGCCTTCTACGTGTACCTGGGCTCGTCGTTCGAAGCCTTCCGGCCCTGA